In Blastopirellula sediminis, the following proteins share a genomic window:
- a CDS encoding ABC-F family ATP-binding cassette domain-containing protein: MPASISLHDLAWSTPDSRSLFANLNFHFGPEKVGLVGRNGVGKTTLLKLIAGELAPTAGNVAASGRIRMLRQAVSPTPGETIADLFGIAAELAALIRIEQGAGSESDLANADWMLLTQIDVALQRVGLDVPAETTLTSLSGGQQTRARLAALIFAEPDFLLLDEPTNNLDRDGRAAVSQLLSDWRGGAIVVSHDRELLETMDAIVELTALGAARYGGPWSFYRERKSQELAAAEQDLAHAEKQAADIAKREQASAERQARRNSAGKRSAAQGGVPRILLGARKDQSEKTSGTSARIHQQRKEEAETAAAVASQQIERLQTLQVNLASTQLPSAKLVLKVERVSFAYETNPPVIRDLTFEIIGPERVAVTGPNGCGKTTLLALIAGTVEPQQGAVRRMTPAATLDQHGSLLDRTLSIRDNFLRINPQATENESRAALAKFQFRADAALQIAGTLSGGQLLRAALACVLGGAAPVPLLILDEPTNHLDLESIAAIEAGLRAYDGALLVVSHDESFLRSIEISRRIELTPQARD, encoded by the coding sequence ATGCCCGCTTCCATCTCGCTCCACGATCTCGCGTGGTCGACGCCTGATAGCCGCTCGCTGTTCGCCAATCTCAACTTCCATTTCGGCCCAGAAAAAGTTGGCCTGGTTGGGCGTAACGGCGTCGGCAAAACGACGCTGCTGAAACTAATCGCTGGCGAACTTGCACCGACTGCGGGCAATGTCGCGGCTTCCGGCCGCATTCGTATGCTGCGCCAAGCGGTCAGTCCGACGCCAGGCGAAACGATCGCCGATCTATTTGGGATTGCCGCTGAACTCGCGGCGCTGATCCGGATTGAACAAGGCGCCGGCTCCGAATCGGACCTGGCGAACGCTGACTGGATGTTGCTGACGCAGATCGACGTCGCCCTTCAGCGCGTCGGCCTCGACGTTCCCGCCGAGACGACGCTCACTTCTCTCTCTGGCGGACAACAAACGCGGGCGAGACTCGCCGCCCTGATCTTCGCCGAGCCTGACTTTCTGCTGCTGGACGAACCGACCAACAATTTGGATCGCGACGGTCGCGCCGCCGTTAGCCAACTACTATCCGATTGGCGCGGCGGCGCGATCGTCGTTAGTCATGATCGCGAGTTGCTGGAGACGATGGATGCGATCGTCGAGCTGACTGCGTTGGGCGCTGCGCGCTATGGCGGCCCGTGGAGTTTCTATCGCGAGCGAAAATCGCAAGAGCTTGCCGCCGCCGAACAAGATCTGGCCCATGCCGAAAAGCAAGCCGCGGACATCGCCAAACGAGAGCAGGCCTCCGCCGAGCGCCAAGCGCGACGCAATAGCGCCGGCAAACGTTCCGCTGCGCAAGGGGGCGTTCCGCGGATATTGCTTGGCGCCAGAAAGGACCAGAGCGAAAAGACCAGCGGCACTAGCGCTCGAATTCATCAACAGCGCAAGGAAGAAGCCGAAACGGCGGCCGCAGTCGCAAGTCAGCAGATCGAACGATTGCAGACGCTTCAAGTCAATCTCGCGTCAACTCAGCTTCCCTCCGCCAAACTCGTTCTGAAGGTCGAGCGAGTCTCTTTCGCTTACGAAACCAACCCTCCCGTGATCCGCGACTTGACCTTCGAGATCATTGGCCCCGAGCGAGTCGCCGTGACCGGTCCCAATGGCTGCGGCAAAACGACGTTGCTGGCGTTAATCGCAGGAACAGTGGAACCGCAACAAGGCGCCGTACGACGAATGACGCCAGCGGCGACGCTCGATCAACATGGGAGCCTTCTCGATCGCACGCTCTCGATCCGTGACAATTTTCTACGGATTAATCCACAGGCGACGGAAAACGAAAGCCGTGCGGCGCTCGCCAAGTTTCAATTTCGCGCGGATGCCGCTCTGCAGATCGCCGGCACGCTTAGCGGCGGGCAACTTTTACGAGCCGCGCTGGCCTGCGTGCTTGGCGGCGCCGCTCCTGTGCCGCTGCTGATTCTGGACGAGCCGACCAATCATTTGGATCTCGAATCCATCGCTGCGATCGAGGCCGGTTTGCGCGCGTACGACGGCGCACTGCTTGTAGTCAGTCATGACGAATCGTTTCTTCGTTCCATCGAAATCTCTCGACGGATCGAGCTAACGCCGCAAGCTAGAGATTAG